From one Cardinium endosymbiont of Dermatophagoides farinae genomic stretch:
- the mobV gene encoding MobV family relaxase, producing the protein MAFATFNIKGYKSGLVGIGKHIDRSCREAKKTGNFEDEEERYLTAELGLHIDPSRTYLNEEWVNTGGKSLPELVEQRISEGYKLSKAIRLDAVKALGLVMTGSHDRMKEIESNEKLFESWKQANWDFACREFGGEKNIVRFSIHRDERTPHIHCVVVPITPDGRLSAKYYKDGIIKLQGYQNRYAEVMSPFGLERGIEVSLTGRKHTTSKEYYKSINKIEREIATETKYINTLNPFHREQAKEELEKVQDKLCSLAEENSRLKQDLTYTQNTHKTLIENRIKDDLEKVKREVNLIQHAASMGYVLDKEKSSNTWAVMEKENDKILIKNGPNQNGHWMYKSLVDEQEKGTIVDFMQKRGFSYQSICGLSSRHLDDRVIKDQKLLSIEIEDISSQRYIAQEAFDKVVEHKKGNYLSCRGIYEATYECYSDVKVGNQAVFALYRDIDNNGKGTICSTISYQFDAKGTMSDNGCFNSTKYFQKGLPRGLSVLVDSDVPVKHIVVSESPIDALSYKQLNKMLEGTMYISTCGSLSEGVKKELTNVLSNARENGQSVTLAFDSDKAGRKMDREVRELADTCRVNCKSSIPSQFKDWNEELVSGLGNQEMLRKLQKELVTSGQEHELRKQRERGPTVMGMEIPFD; encoded by the coding sequence ATGGCATTTGCAACATTTAACATTAAAGGATATAAAAGTGGATTAGTAGGTATTGGTAAGCATATAGATAGGTCGTGCAGAGAAGCTAAAAAAACAGGAAACTTTGAAGATGAAGAAGAGAGGTATTTAACTGCAGAATTAGGTTTACACATAGATCCATCTAGAACATACTTAAATGAAGAGTGGGTTAATACAGGTGGCAAATCATTACCTGAACTTGTTGAACAAAGGATATCAGAAGGTTATAAGCTATCTAAAGCTATTCGTTTAGATGCAGTTAAAGCTTTAGGTTTAGTTATGACCGGTAGTCATGATCGAATGAAAGAAATAGAATCCAATGAAAAGTTATTTGAAAGTTGGAAGCAAGCTAATTGGGATTTTGCTTGTAGGGAATTTGGTGGAGAAAAAAATATTGTTCGATTTTCTATACATAGAGATGAAAGAACACCACATATTCATTGTGTAGTAGTTCCAATAACACCAGATGGTAGGTTAAGTGCTAAATACTATAAGGATGGTATCATAAAGTTACAAGGTTATCAAAATAGATATGCAGAAGTTATGTCACCATTTGGATTAGAACGTGGTATAGAGGTATCGTTAACTGGTAGAAAACACACCACTTCAAAAGAATACTATAAAAGTATAAATAAAATTGAGAGAGAGATAGCAACAGAAACTAAATATATAAATACCTTAAATCCTTTTCATCGTGAACAGGCTAAAGAAGAGTTAGAAAAAGTACAGGATAAACTCTGTTCTTTAGCAGAAGAAAATTCACGCCTTAAACAGGATCTAACTTATACACAAAATACTCATAAAACACTTATAGAAAATAGGATCAAAGATGATTTAGAAAAAGTTAAAAGAGAAGTTAATCTAATTCAACATGCCGCTTCCATGGGTTATGTTTTAGATAAAGAAAAAAGCTCTAATACTTGGGCCGTTATGGAAAAAGAAAATGATAAAATTTTGATTAAAAATGGACCTAATCAGAATGGTCATTGGATGTATAAATCTTTAGTAGATGAACAAGAGAAAGGAACCATTGTAGATTTTATGCAAAAACGTGGATTTAGTTATCAGAGTATTTGTGGGTTGTCTAGCAGGCATTTAGATGATCGGGTTATTAAAGATCAAAAATTATTGTCTATAGAAATAGAAGATATTTCATCCCAACGGTATATTGCTCAAGAGGCGTTTGATAAAGTTGTAGAACATAAAAAAGGTAATTATCTGTCTTGTAGGGGTATTTATGAAGCTACCTATGAGTGTTATTCAGATGTTAAAGTAGGTAACCAAGCTGTATTTGCCTTATACAGGGATATAGATAATAACGGAAAAGGTACTATATGCAGCACCATTAGCTATCAATTTGATGCTAAAGGTACTATGTCAGATAATGGATGTTTTAATAGCACTAAATATTTCCAAAAAGGGCTTCCTCGTGGTTTATCTGTATTAGTTGACTCTGATGTACCTGTAAAGCATATTGTGGTCTCAGAAAGCCCTATAGACGCTTTAAGCTATAAGCAATTGAATAAGATGTTAGAAGGGACTATGTATATATCTACTTGCGGTAGTTTGTCTGAAGGTGTTAAAAAGGAGCTTACTAATGTGTTGTCTAATGCTAGGGAGAATGGACAGTCAGTAACACTAGCTTTTGATAGTGATAAAGCGGGGAGGAAGATGGATAGAGAGGTTCGTGAGTTAGCTGATACGTGTCGGGTAA